One Saimiri boliviensis isolate mSaiBol1 chromosome 7, mSaiBol1.pri, whole genome shotgun sequence genomic window, CCGCGTCCAtcccacctctgctcccaggGCCGCCGCCGTGGCCCAGGCGCTGGAAGACCGCTGGACTCTCACTTTGGCCCCAGTGGCTCCCGAAACTACACCTGGCTGCGCGGACCAGGGCTGTCCGGGATTCTCCAGAGCGCTTCGCCGCTTGCCACACACAGGGTGTCCTGGCGACTGCCTGACCCAGCTCCCCAGGCGCTAACCGGTATCTAAGCGGGTCTCCGGTGTGCTGCGGTGAGAGCCCCAATCAGACCCCGACCCCAAACCCGCCCCTCCAAACTCTCGCGCGAACAGGCAGCTTAAGAGCGGCTCCCGGACAGCAAGGACCCCGGACCATCTCCGAAGGACCCAGACTTGCGTGGCGAACAGCTCCACGTGACCACCAGGGGTCAGCCGGAGAACAGGAGTGGCCTGAAGCAAAGACAGAGCCCCAGGGTGCTGAGTGGGAGCGGCCAGGCATGTGCTTAAGCCAGCCCAGGTGGGCTAGGACCTTCAAAACGGTGTGCTGCAGGCCAGCTAGCCGCCCAGGTTTCAATACACAGGAAACTACATCTCCCAGGAAGCACCGCAGCACCAGACTGATATTTGTGAGCAACTACAGGTCTCAAACTATCCTGGGACCTGTAGTTTGGCGGCTTACACAATTAACGGGGTAACCATACCAGGCAGTGCTCAACTTATGACCATGGTCGGACCGCGGAACGGTGGTAACACGATTTCATCGTAAGTCGAGTAGGCTGTATGTACAGTTGAagtggtgcacgcggagatggtagtgctgccagaagctggtccgcactgtcgtaggcccagctgggcaacgtttgcgctgccagacgcgtaGCAGTAGTGGCtggcgattgtggtcgtaaagtcgaatggccatagttgcataggtcgtaagtcgatcaatacctgtactgtCCATCTTCAAACAGTCTGCCTTAGGGTACTGGGCAGCTACTAGCAAAGACCCAGCATTGTCCACAAAAGGAATAATTATACCCTTGCCCACATCCGTAACTTTGGATTCCAATCCTTTACCTTCATACAAAGGAGAGgaaggctgaagccagagaacaCTAGCAGTTCTCTAATGAGATAAATGAcaaaagataatattttgtttttattttataaaacatgcagtttacaacaaatttttaaaaaatggaacaaaaCTTGGGACAGGAGAGTGGGATGGAAGACAGATGCTTCTCAACTGTCAGCAGGAAAAAATGAAGCCAGCAGCCAAGCTTTGTTCAGGATCCAAAGGCCCAAAGGCCCTTTTGGCAATGGTATTGGCAACACTAATTTGCTTGGGCCACCAACACTCTACAGGCTGGCCCCTCCAGGCATCCCTGAAGCAGTTGATGACTTGTGCTAAGTCTGGAACTACAGTGGTATCCTCTGTCATTGTTCAGGACTTCAATTCCTAGCCAGCTAGGAACTGACAGTTTTGGTTCCAGGAGCTTCTTTGCCTGGATATTAGTCACTCAGGATATTAAGAACACCAATTACTTTCCATCTGGGTCAATTCTAGACTCTGTTTCTGTACCATTGTTTTGCAAAGGATGAAGAAGGAATGAATCTGGCTCCTAGAACCTTTGCGACAATTCTGCTGTATTCCAGTTCTATTAATAGCACCATCTGTAGACCCTGAGCACGTCCAATTCTGGAAGTGGACAAGGTATAGCCAACTTAAGAAGCCATCTCCCAGTTCTGGGACGATAGAACAGTAAAGGGAGAGGGCAGCAGTTCTTTGGGAAGGGTAGGTCAGAGCGCCAACACTGAGGAGAAGACAGCTGCATCTGTCAGAGACAAAACCAAAAGCATCATTCAAGCTGATGGAGAAAAAGCATTTTCTCAGACTTCCTATGAAGGAAAAATGCAAGGGAAAAAAGGGCACGGACCTTCCCTGAACATTTTAGACTTGGGCAAGAGGACATTATAGTTAATGGAAAGTTTCTATAAAATCTATTTCACTGAATGTTAGGAGGataaagtgctttgtaaactgttAAGTGCTGTTCTCCATATATGCAATCAAAATCCACCCAACTGGGGGcgccaggctcatgcctgtgatcccaacactttgtgagcccagggtggatggattgcttgagcccaggagttcaagaccagcctggacaacatgataaaaccctgtctttacaagaagtacaaaaattagctgggtgtggtggtgtgcgcctgttgTCCTAattatttaggaggctgaggtgggtcaatcacttgagcccgaaaggtctaggctgcagtgagctgtacttaatgctactgcacttcagcctggcgacagagtgagaccctgtctcaaacaaacaagcaaacaaaatacaaaatccaCCCAGTTCAGTTTCCCTTGTCCCATCCCAGGTCTTACTCTTGGGACTTGTTTGGCCCTCAGGCTCTGGCACCTTCCAGTCCATCTTTCGGCCTTTCTCATAAAGACCCTTGAGGACCTTGTGGAAAGACTCAGGCTCAGTGCCATTTTTGCTTAGCTCCAGATACTTTCGGTAGAGCTGAAGGGCTGTGCGCGCATCCTCAATACTGTCATGGGTTTCCCCTTGAATCTTCAGGTCTGGGGTAAGTAAAGGTGGAATAGTTTGGGACCCAGCAAAGGGAAGGAGGAACATgtctccccactcccagctgACTCCAGAAAACTAAAAAGCCTGACTGCCCTTAAGGGAAACTCAAACACCTTCCTCAGTGCACAGAAGGGATACTGAAGTTAATTAAATTCATGAGTAATTGTCACCACTAACTGAGAGTCCCCCTTACTCCCACTTTATCCTCTAACACTGTTCCTGCTTTGTCTTCCCCCCAGCCAACCGCCAtggtttttttttcagatttgtggtacatgtgcatgttcaTAACATGGGTTTATCGTGTACTGGTGAGGATTGGGTTTCTAGTATACCTAATATGCAAATAGTAAACTTTGTgcccaataaataatttttcaactgTCCCTCCTCCCCCATCATTCCCCCCTTTTAGAggcccagtgtctattatttccatacTTATGTTTGTATGTACTCATGGTTTAGttccaacttataagtgagaatatgtgttatttgattttttgtttgagTTAGTTCACTTAATATGATGGCCgacagcttcatccatgttgctgcaaaggacattatttcttttttttttttttgtctttttttttttttttttttttgagacggagtttcgctcttgttacccaggctggagtgcaatggcgcgatctcggctcaccgcaacctccgcctcctgggttcaggcaattctcctgcctcagcctcctgagtagctgggattacaggcacgcgccaccatgcccagctagttttttgtatttttagtagagacggggtttcactatgttgaccaggatggtctcgatctctcgacctcgtgatccacccgcctcggcctcccaaagtgctgggattacaggcttgagccaccgcgcccggcctttttttgtcttttaaatggcTGCTTCTGTTCTTAATGTGCACCACAGGGGCCTACAAGGCAGAGCAACTCACCCAGAAAGTACCAAGCAAGGAATCGCAGGGATATCATTCGTTTTCGAGGCATATGGAATAGGTAGACAGTATCAAGGACTTGGTCCTTGGGCACCTGGCAAGGATAAAAGAGGAAGAGACTTAAGGTAGGGGATCTATAATTCCCCATTTTCTAAAGGCACAATGTATACCCTGAGGGGCCCACCCTCAAAAGAAGACTCTTAAAAGAGCCCTGCCAAACCATCAGGTTGATGACCCGGAAGTCCTTCTGCAGGCCATGACCCACAAACTTGACTCCGATGTCAATGAGAAAACGAAGCTTTAAGTAGGTAGACTTGAGAGTTGTTAGGTGCTTGGAGGAGATTTTGGCATCAAGATCACCAGGCTTTATACCCGAGTATTGAGTCAAGTAATCCACCACCTAGGAATAGAGAAAAGGACAAGTCTTTTTCAGGAAGTGAGGCGGAGGTTTCCCCTACCACTCTTCCCTGGGTTCTTGAGCACTGTACATAAGCACCAAGGTATGCCTCACTTGCATCTCCATATCCTAATACCTGCTCCTGGGTAGAGATGTAGTCATCAATGAAGGGAATACCCTCATTGGGTCCCTGGCCCCGAACACAGGTAATCCTGGCTACTGACATCTGGCTTGGTTTAATGGTGGACTTGGTACCATCACTGCGTAACTCTGCTTCCTCCTACATGAGAagaattaataagaaaatcagagaaatgctTACAACTCCTAATATCCTCAGAGTTCTCTTCCAGTGCCCCACCCTTTTGGTCTTGGTTACCTCATTAAGGGTGACAAACTCAGCATCCAAACCCACCAGGTCCCCAATCTGTGGCATCTCATTCAGCATCAGTGGAATAAAGGTAGTATGTGTTTTCCGCTGCTTCCGTGCCAGCGAGGCTTCAGCCAGCAAGACACTTGCCTCGATAGGGTTCTTGACTGGAAGGAAGAATGCAGAGGACACAGGGCTTCAATAGGGAAGTGACTAGGGGAGAGAAGCCCAGGGTGGCTGATCATAGACTCTCGGTCTACACTGTGATCCCTCAATAATCAAAGCATGTGAGAATAAAGATCATGtctgctgggcgcggtgactcacgcctgtaatcccagcactctgggaggccaaggtgggtggatcacgaggtcaagagatcgagaccatcctggtcaacatagtgaaaccctgtctctattaaaaatacaaaataatttagctgggcatggtggcacgtgcctgtaatcccagctactcaggaggctgaggcaggagaattgcctgaacccaggaggtggaggttgcagtgagccgagatcgcgccattgcactccagcctgggtaataagagcgaaactccattttggggaaaaaaaaaaaaagatcatgtctGATGAATGGGGCAGGTAGACAGAGCAGGTCATACCAGGAAATTATCAAGAAATATgctggggaaaaaagcaaaaaacaaaaaaaacagaaaagaccacagagggccaggtatggtgggtcatgcctgtaatcccagcactttgggaggccgaggcaggcggatcatgaggtcagaagatcaagaccatcctggctaacatggtgaaacttcgtccctactaaaaatacaaaaaattagccaggcatggtggtacatgcctgtagtcccagctattcaggaggctgaggcaggagaatcacttgaacctgggaggtggaggttgcagtgatctcggctcactcagcTGAGATCACTGCAAccagcctgttgcccaggctgatctcaaacttttgagctcaagtgatccacccacctcagtctcccaaagtgctgggataaaaggcatgagcaactgtgcctggcctacactaggttaattaaaaaaattttttgaagagatgaggtcttgttatgttgctcaggctggatttcCCACTTCTAAATTTAAGGTCTAATAAGCAGGAATTTCTTATCTCCTCATCTCTTATTacctcatctcttcaaaaaaatttttttttgttgttgctcaggctggatttcCCACTTCTAAATTTAAGGTCTAATAAGCAGGAATTTCTTATCTCCAGAAATATTAACACTGGTTACCAATCCCAAGTACTTGCAAGCAATGCCCCAGATCTCATCCTGAAGCCCAATCTAAACTGCCCACACACTTGGATCTACTATGTACCACTTACTGTTCAGGTTGTATCTGGAATTGAGATTCCGTTTGACATAATAAAGGATTGCAGGTACTTTCCAATTCATGtcaaactgcacagcttcatgctATAGAAGAGAAAAAGCACTTATGGCCAGTGTATATCaccctttttccttttccctcttcaGACAGAGGCCAGGACTCAGGTGCTACTTTTTTTTCCAGGTGCTATTTTTAACTGCTACTGTTTTTTATTCCTGaggattccttccttcctccctgttgAATCCGCCTGGCATTGTATAGGGCCCTAAAGACAAGGATGCTAGGAAAAGgggaaattaaagaagaaacagaacatgTTGCAACTAACCTTGTCAATAGGTTCAATAAGAAAGTCATTGAACAGATACCACTGCTGGTGAGTAACGCCCTacggaaataaaaagaaagactgtGATGATACAAAGTGATGGCTGTACCACTGTCTCAGACTCAAGGACGGACCTGGGACTCACTATGGCCATCCCAGGAGTGTTCCTGCCCTTTACAACCTCACTCACCTCCTTGCGCTGGTGGTAGGTCTCTCCAACTTtgatgtgagccaccaggctgcCCCCTGTGCGTGAGTCCAGGATGTGTACCACAGTAGCCATCAGGTCATACACATAGACACCATGCTCCTCCTCTGCCCTGGCTGGGCCCCACTGTGAGGGGGGTACCCAGGCTGCTAAGCTAAGTTCAaggatggggaagggaggggaatggGGACAGAGGACAGGGAGTTGGGGGTATAGGGGATGGGGGACCAGGGTGGGTTATGTCTCCATCCTAGCTGATCTATGACCCCAACACTGAACTGAGTGACTATGGAAAATCCCCTAACCAGTAAATACTAGGCcttattctcttccttttccctctgctAAGTTTTACCTTCCCCCTGCCCTCATTTACCTTCTGCCCCACCTTCTCTCCCttattccctttcctcttcccaaTTTTTCAACAACCTGCATCTCATCCCCATCAGTCCAATTGCAAACATCCAGCCCTTTGTTCTTGGTCATCTTCATGCGAATGGAGAAAGGAAGCCAGACGTTCTTCAACTCCTCAATGGAGGGACACACCAGCACACCCTCTGGACTCCCTAGTTCCTTCCTATCAGGTTAGAAGAATTGGAAATTTGTTCTGAAAGAGATCTAGCCAGTGACAAGAGGAGCCACTGGACAGTTCCATCCTTTGACAGCTCCCAAGACAGCACCTACCAATCAGCCAAAGCAAATTCCTTGTTCTTGGAGATTTCCCCACTGTGTTTCTTTACTGCCATCTTGAAGGCAAACTGAACATAGAAGAAAAACATCCAGTTCTTCAGGAACATAATCATATGTGAAGATCAGAAGGgggataaaatgaaaaagtattccTGAAGCCCTGTTTCTAGTCTGAGTCCTTACCTCAGCCTGCATTCTCCAGAAATCAGCCTCTTTTGAGCTGTTCACCTCACAATTGATGACAAGAATATCTGGCAGATGGCGGATGTTGCGGGTCTGAATCTGAGAGGAAGAAACAAACGAAAGAATGGCAGGAATGAACAGGAAAAGGGGTCTGGACAGGAACTTGGGTCTGCGTCCTCAAACTGGGATTCCTCACTCCCCCAGAGATCCCTGGCTGGCAGTGCTGACACAGCCAGCCCCACATGGGATGGAGGCTGAATCCCCCACATGGCAGGAACAGGACTCTAGTCCAGTCCAACAGTCCACTTACCGTGGGCTGGTACTTTTCACAGTTGTCACACCAGGCCTGTGTATTCTGATCCAAGCAGATGCTTCGCTTCAGCACCTGAGCAAAGTCATAGTTCTTCCCAGTTTTATCTGAGGGAAAATGGAATGCTTTACTCCTGGTTCTCCCCTCTACCCACAGTTAGCCCCCAAACACCCTCTCCCTGATGTTACAGGACATTTGTGGGAACCTTCCCAACTGAGCTGCAGGGTATACCACTGTTACTACCATCAGGGTAGGAGAGCGTGAAAAGCAGGGTGGATGAGGCTCGCACGGTCTCACTGCCACAGCGGCAGAGGCTGCAGTTCTCCATCTCACAGCTGAAGAGCTGCCCGATAACAGAGTCCCCCGATGAGCAAAAGCTGCTAAGAGTGATATTTGCACATTGAAGAAGTTAGGAGACCCTTTAAATCAGAGGGGCCTGTCATGATGGGATTAACTATTTCTATCCTGATTTCATACCTGCCACCAGCACCTCGATAAGCCTGTGGTAATTCCAGTTCCTGCATATCTTGATGCAGTTGAGTGAGAATGAAGCGATTCCACCTCTGAATGAGCCTGGCCAGATTACCCTTGCCTGAAGCCTCATCTGAGTCAGCCAGGATCAGACCAAGGGCTGAGGCCTCAGGAATAGTACGGAATGCCCGAAGAAAATTATTGCCCTGGAAATGTGTTGGTGGAAagggttattttctcttttgtgtccactttccttccccttccattTTAAGTGTCTCAGGTCTCCAGGTACTGACCTGGCAAGGGTCACCACGAGAGAGGTCCAACATGTGAAAGAGGAAGCCCAGCTCACATGCCAGACAAAACTCCTTCTGGCAAAGGTGGTTCTGAATTAGACAGCGTACAGGCTCCAGGAAATAGAGCACCTGGAGGGAAGAGCAGAAGAACTGATGCAGGAAACTGGCATGGGGACGAGGAGAAATATGGAGTTTAAGTGAGCTGGTGGAAAATACAAAGCAGGGGCCCACTGAGCAGTGAGTCCACCAAATCAGTGGAGCTCAGAGGAGACCTGAAAGGTGTAGAGGCAAGAAAGAATTGTAGAGGAGACCATGGTAAAGCaagcatggctgaggagacctGGAAAGAGCAAGGGTCGAGTGGCCATAGGGAAGAAGGAAAGCAGTAGGAGTTCAAGTCGTAGGAATACCCAACCCTTACCTGGATCATGCAGTTACAGTAGGCATTGGGGATGTGGGGCTCTAATCCAGCAAACAAAGTCTTATTGTAGTGTTTGAAGTCAAAGTCCTCCAGCCCTAGCTTGGAATATTTGATGGTCACCTAAGGCAGAAATAGTCTGAGCAAGACAAGGATATCCTCAGAGTCCCAATCTTTCCAGCAGCCATAGCCTTTCCTAGAACCTCCCTCCTTGGTCCAGGGTGGTAGCTGAAGGCCTCCTGACTGAGTACTTCAATCCTTTCTCATATGACTTTCTTCCCAGGGTACCTTTCCCCACACCCCACAGGCCCTGATATCCCTCAACACCTTGCGATATTTCTTAGAAACCATGTGGAGATGTGGCTCCTCTTCTCGTCCTACTGGAGACTCAGTGACTTGGCTGAAGCTGTCAAATTCACTGTCTGACTCCTTGAGTCGGTAAGGTATCTAGGAATTTTAAGAAGAGGTAACCTTGTTGGATGTCTTGTCATCTTTGGCTTCACACTCATTTATCCGAACGTTGAAACAGCCACCAAGTCCTGAACCTTCTATATTCATAGCATTCTCAGCATCCGctgcttcctttttatttccacTGCCATCACCCTGCTTCATCACAGCTGGACAACTGTCATGGCTTCCATGCTGGCTTCCCTATATTCACTCTGTCCAGCACAACACTACCAAATTAACCTTTGCAGAATGCTGCTTTTTGTGCATTACTTCCTCTATTATACAATGGTGTTCAAAGCTTCACAATCTGGCCacttctaactttatttttatttttttaccctcCCTCACCACTCTAACTTTAATCTCTTACTGCATCCCAATACCAACAGCTACTCTAGCCAGACTGGTATACTCGTATAGTCCCCCTCAGAcatgtgttttacatttatgCCTCTTGAGACCTTTACTAACCCTGTTCTCTCATCTTGAATATTCTCCTCTCTTACTATCTACTTAACTTGCATCCCACCTTTCCAGCTTAATACCCAGCTCTTTCATTACACTTTCCTTGGCCACTCTAGCCCAGAGTAACATTTTCCCTCCAAACAGCTCTGGCACTAAATGCTTATAACATTCCTTCAGTATTTAACGACAGAACATAACTTCTGATATGGCTATGTCTTATCTTCATCAACCAAATATTAAATTTCCTAAGATCAAGGACTCTAGCTTCTCTATCTTTGAATCCTCTCTAAAACCTAGTATAGTTCCATCAATTTGATAGGTTCCAAAAAGCATTTATCTAGTACAGTAAAAAGACAGGATAAACTTCAGTGAGCTGGCGTAGGGGCTGACCCTCCACTCTGAACACACCTGATTGCGTAGCCTGGTGCGGGGATTGGGTGCATAGCCAATGAAGCCCACCTTCTTCATGGTGCGCAGAATCTCTGCATCCACAGGTGGTGCTCGCCTACAATCCAGTATAGTTCTAGGGCTTAAAGGgttgcagtgtacactgctccaCACTCCCCAATCCCCAAggatccagaaaaaaagaaaatatttaaggtagACAAAAGTCAGGGAAGTAGTAGAATAGTAACAAGGCTAGCAAAGAATTCTGATATCTTggccctttctcccttcctcccaccttttGGCCCAGAGGTGGGGTACaacctgggagctggagcagAGTTGGCAGCAGGCCAATCAGAGAGAAGTGTGTCAGTGGTGAGCGGGACAGGGATGAGGGAAAGAGGCAGCAGGTCCTGGCTCCAGTCCAGAGGAGGCAGTGAGTCCACGAGACACGGCAAAGCAAACTCGGTCTCACGGGAGTAGGGGTTGAAGGAAGGCTCCGGGGAATCAGTCCAGAGGTGCACACAACCCTCAGAATCCCCAAAGGCCAGAGCCTGCTTGCTGGCTGACACATCAAATGTCATTAGCAGAGGCCCCACAGGATTCACATGAAAGATATCTGCTGGGTTGGCCAGGCCTGTGGGTTCACAGAACTGGCACTGCCCTGCAAAGGAGGAAGAAACCCACTGAGCCCTAGAAAGTGAAGGAGAGCCATACTCTTATGCCCTTCCTATCCTCTTCCCCTGATTTCAGGGCAAGATGGGCCCCAAATCCATGCCTAGAGACAGAATGCCACCTGATGTCTTTCCATAAACCACCGATGGTTTGCTACTCATCAAACAGTAATTCTACAGTTATTTTGCCTACTTTACCTTTTTCCATGGTCCTcacattcaagaaaataaaagctctAATCTCTGGCCAAACCCAAGTGAAACCCTGGGACCCTGATGAAAGGTTACTTCTTTCCCCAACAAAAAGGTTTCAGGACGAGTACTTCAGGTGCTAGCTCTCCTTTGCTTACCAATCCCTCCTACCCAATCCCACATACCCTCCATACCTGACTGAGAGATGATAGCAAGACGAGAAGTGTATGTAGGAATGAAGCGCAAGAAGGCAGGATCCACGTGTACTTGAAGTGGTGTGATGGCACGCATCATGCGCAAATCATACACCTTGAGGAAACGGTCACAGGCCAGGCCAGTGAGGCGGCTGGAGAAGCCACAGGCAGCTAGCAGGTTGCCGTGCACATCAAAATCTGACAGACTCCCTGAGAAGGCATCAAACTCATGTTCTACTTTAAAAGTACGAAGGTCTCTCAgggaaacctaaaaaaaaaaaaaaaaaaaaaaaaaaagaaaattcagttacCTACAAATTctgttatcagaaaaaaataactgtcacCTACATAACCCAGTGGGATCCCTATTAAAGGAACTAAGACTTCAGGATATGGACTCTTCCCCTCCCCGCCACAGGAAGGGCATTCAGAGGATATGGACTCTTAGAGCACAGAAAAGGTAAACAGAGAACCCCAGAGCCAGAAGGGGCTCCAGAGAGAACTCATTTACCCTTTTTGCCTCCAGGGCACTTTATTATCATAGAAAACATCAGGCTGCAAAATAATCTCATAGTATAACATCAGTGAGTAGGAAGTGAATTCACTCCACTCATCCTCATCTCCAATCCAACTATACTCCAGAGTTAAGGGaaagcaggccgggcacagtggctcacacctataatcccagcactttggggagccgaggtgggccaatcacctgaggtcaggagtt contains:
- the PAN2 gene encoding PAN2-PAN3 deadenylation complex catalytic subunit PAN2 isoform X5; its protein translation is MNFEGLDPGLAEYAPAMHSALDPVLDAHLNPSLLQNVELDPEGVALEALPVQESVHIMEGVYSELHSVVAEVGVPVSVSHFDLHEEMLWVGSHGGHATSFFGPALERYSSFQVNGSDDIRQIQSLENGILFLTKNNLKYMARGGLIIFDYLLDENEDMHSLLLTDSSTLLVGGLQNHILEIDLNTVQETQKYAVETPGVTIMRQTNRFFFCGHTSGKVSLRDLRTFKVEHEFDAFSGSLSDFDVHGNLLAACGFSSRLTGLACDRFLKVYDLRMMRAITPLQVHVDPAFLRFIPTYTSRLAIISQSGQCQFCEPTGLANPADIFHVNPVGPLLMTFDVSASKQALAFGDSEGCVHLWTDSPEPSFNPYSRETEFALPCLVDSLPPLDWSQDLLPLSLIPVPLTTDTLLSDWPAANSAPAPRRAPPVDAEILRTMKKVGFIGYAPNPRTRLRNQIPYRLKESDSEFDSFSQVTESPVGREEEPHLHMVSKKYRKVTIKYSKLGLEDFDFKHYNKTLFAGLEPHIPNAYCNCMIQVLYFLEPVRCLIQNHLCQKEFCLACELGFLFHMLDLSRGDPCQGNNFLRAFRTIPEASALGLILADSDEASGKGNLARLIQRWNRFILTQLHQDMQELELPQAYRGAGGSFCSSGDSVIGQLFSCEMENCSLCRCGSETVRASSTLLFTLSYPDDKTGKNYDFAQVLKRSICLDQNTQAWCDNCEKYQPTIQTRNIRHLPDILVINCEVNSSKEADFWRMQAEFAFKMAVKKHSGEISKNKEFALADWKELGSPEGVLVCPSIEELKNVWLPFSIRMKMTKNKGLDVCNWTDGDEMQWGPARAEEEHGVYVYDLMATVVHILDSRTGGSLVAHIKVGETYHQRKEGVTHQQWYLFNDFLIEPIDKHEAVQFDMNWKVPAILYYVKRNLNSRYNLNIKNPIEASVLLAEASLARKQRKTHTTFIPLMLNEMPQIGDLVGLDAEFVTLNEEEAELRSDGTKSTIKPSQMSVARITCVRGQGPNEGIPFIDDYISTQEQVVDYLTQYSGIKPGDLDAKISSKHLTTLKSTYLKLRFLIDIGVKFVGHGLQKDFRVINLMVPKDQVLDTVYLFHMPRKRMISLRFLAWYFLDAAVFSSVLAL
- the PAN2 gene encoding PAN2-PAN3 deadenylation complex catalytic subunit PAN2 isoform X3, producing MNFEGLDPGLAEYAPAMHSALDPVLDAHLNPSLLQNVELDPEGVALEALPVQESVHIMEGVYSELHSVVAEVGVPVSVSHFDLHEEMLWVGSHGGHATSFFGPALERYSSFQVNGSDDIRQIQSLENGILFLTKNNLKYMARGGLIIFDYLLDENEDMHSLLLTDSSTLLVGGLQNHILEIDLNTVQETQKYAVETPGVTIMRQTNRFFFCGHTSGKVSLRDLRTFKVEHEFDAFSGSLSDFDVHGNLLAACGFSSRLTGLACDRFLKVYDLRMMRAITPLQVHVDPAFLRFIPTYTSRLAIISQSGQCQFCEPTGLANPADIFHVNPVGPLLMTFDVSASKQALAFGDSEGCVHLWTDSPEPSFNPYSRETEFALPCLVDSLPPLDWSQDLLPLSLIPVPLTTDTLLSDWPAANSAPAPRRAPPVDAEILRTMKKVGFIGYAPNPRTRLRNQIPYRLKESDSEFDSFSQVTESPVGREEEPHLHMVSKKYRKVTIKYSKLGLEDFDFKHYNKTLFAGLEPHIPNAYCNCMIQVLYFLEPVRCLIQNHLCQKEFCLACELGFLFHMLDLSRGDPCQGNNFLRAFRTIPEASALGLILADSDEASGKGNLARLIQRWNRFILTQLHQDMQELELPQAYRGAGGSSFCSSGDSVIGQLFSCEMENCSLCRCGSETVRASSTLLFTLSYPDDKTGKNYDFAQVLKRSICLDQNTQAWCDNCEKYQPTIQTRNIRHLPDILVINCEVNSSKEADFWRMQAEFAFKMAVKKHSGEISKNKEFALADWKELGSPEGVLVCPSIEELKNVWLPFSIRMKMTKNKGLDVCNWTDGDEMQWGPARAEEEHGVYVYDLMATVVHILDSRTGGSLVAHIKVGETYHQRKEGVTHQQWYLFNDFLIEPIDKHEAVQFDMNWKVPAILYYVKRNLNSRYNLNIKNPIEASVLLAEASLARKQRKTHTTFIPLMLNEMPQIGDLEEAELRSDGTKSTIKPSQMSVARITCVRGQGPNEGIPFIDDYISTQEQVVDYLTQYSGIKPGDLDAKISSKHLTTLKSTYLKLRFLIDIGVKFVGHGLQKDFRVINLMVPKDQVLDTVYLFHMPRKRMISLRFLAWYFLDLKIQGETHDSIEDARTALQLYRKYLELSKNGTEPESFHKVLKGLYEKGRKMDWKVPEPEGQTSPKNAAVFSSVLAL
- the PAN2 gene encoding PAN2-PAN3 deadenylation complex catalytic subunit PAN2 isoform X4, which encodes MNFEGLDPGLAEYAPAMHSALDPVLDAHLNPSLLQNVELDPEGVALEALPVQESVHIMEGVYSELHSVVAEVGVPVSVSHFDLHEEMLWVGSHGGHATSFFGPALERYSSFQVNGSDDIRQIQSLENGILFLTKNNLKYMARGGLIIFDYLLDENEDMHSLLLTDSSTLLVGGLQNHILEIDLNTVQETQKYAVETPGVTIMRQTNRFFFCGHTSGKVSLRDLRTFKVEHEFDAFSGSLSDFDVHGNLLAACGFSSRLTGLACDRFLKVYDLRMMRAITPLQVHVDPAFLRFIPTYTSRLAIISQSGQCQFCEPTGLANPADIFHVNPVGPLLMTFDVSASKQALAFGDSEGCVHLWTDSPEPSFNPYSRETEFALPCLVDSLPPLDWSQDLLPLSLIPVPLTTDTLLSDWPAANSAPAPRRAPPVDAEILRTMKKVGFIGYAPNPRTRLRNQIPYRLKESDSEFDSFSQVTESPVGREEEPHLHMVSKKYRKVTIKYSKLGLEDFDFKHYNKTLFAGLEPHIPNAYCNCMIQVLYFLEPVRCLIQNHLCQKEFCLACELGFLFHMLDLSRGDPCQGNNFLRAFRTIPEASALGLILADSDEASGKGNLARLIQRWNRFILTQLHQDMQELELPQAYRGAGGSSFCSSGDSVIGQLFSCEMENCSLCRCGSETVRASSTLLFTLSYPDDKTGKNYDFAQVLKRSICLDQNTQAWCDNCEKYQPTIQTRNIRHLPDILVINCEVNSSKEADFWRMQAEFAFKMAVKKHSGEISKNKEFALADWKELGSPEGVLVCPSIEELKNVWLPFSIRMKMTKNKGLDVCNWTDGDEMQWGPARAEEEHGVYVYDLMATVVHILDSRTGGSLVAHIKVGETYHQRKEGVTHQQWYLFNDFLIEPIDKHEAVQFDMNWKVPAILYYVKRNLNSRYNLNIKNPIEASVLLAEASLARKQRKTHTTFIPLMLNEMPQIGDLVGLDAEFVTLNEEEAELRSDGTKSTIKPSQMSVARITCVRGQGPNEGIPFIDDYISTQEQVVDYLTQYSGIKPGDLDAKISSKHLTTLKSTYLKLRFLIDIGVKFVGHGLQKDFRVINLMVPKDQVLDTVYLFHMPRKRMISLRFLAWYFLDAAVFSSVLAL